One Rosa chinensis cultivar Old Blush chromosome 3, RchiOBHm-V2, whole genome shotgun sequence DNA window includes the following coding sequences:
- the LOC112192382 gene encoding trafficking protein particle complex subunit 8 isoform X2 yields the protein MDPNILKHYLLVHDNQDGSSEKATKRLTEMRSTFGSDCQLLCINSSQDGAVEHQDNPWVLYSSEDLPSQPLRCFLNVDDFNEIKDLMQDFSSKHIIPYMEQKIRVLNQQVSATRKGFRNQIKNLWWRKGKDEVVDSPSGPTYTFSSIESQIRVLGDYAFMLRDYELALSNYRLISTDYKLDKAWKRFAGAQEMMGLAYFMLDHSRKEAESCMDTAFTYYLKYALSSQQNATRCGLWWVEMLKARYQYREAATVYFRVGAEEPLHSAVMLEQASYCYLLSKPPMLHKYGFHLVLSGDRYKKCDQIKHAIRTYRSAMSVYKGTTWSHIKDHIHFHLAQWYALLGLYDLAVSHMLEVLACRHQSKTMQELFLKDFLEIVQKTGKKFEVSKLQLPEINIPSLRVFFEDHRTYASSAAASVKERLWRSLEEEMVPSTSTGRTNWLELQSKLIPKKFKESNICVAGEAVKIDIEFKNPLQIPLLLSSVYLICELSASTDEMKSDENNSLVGVQNNDESTKLNHRDVDSETLFSLSDVDVSMGGGETTLVQLTVTPRVEGVLQIVGVKWKLSDFVVGFHNFDTRSVKIIGKQRQKANHPLSINLKFAVVKSVPKLEGVIHSLPERAYAGDVRHLVLELKNQSEFSVKNLKMKISHPRFLNVGQRESLNSEFPACLGKKTSQHSDIRSDSDVSHSVFLFPEDTKIQGEKPLLWPLWFRAALPGNISLDISIYYEMGDVSSGIKYRTLRMHYNLQVLPSLDVSFQISPCPSRLREFLVRMDVVNKTSSESFQVHQLSSVGQKWEVSLLQPVDAIFPSQSLMAHQALSCFFMLKSRSKPSTSEDETSSCSPLLGSDVTLSTEGSCGPLFDIASSPLADFHHCERLQQEISHKGDVNTVDFILISRPLKNDAHPVVSDLPHLFSHHACHCSIESSSPILWLVDGPRTLYHNFSASFCEINFHMTIYNSSDVIASVCIKTYDSNSDNLSDAIPVQPATSSSNQDGWHDLPLVNEIRVTSDVVGARTGKSSSVESVTPFIWSGSSSTKVELEPKSRAEIPLQVCVFSPGTFDLSNYVLHWKLLLSNGDGLQSSGACQGYPYFLTVLQSA from the exons ATGGACCCAAATATTTTGAAGCATTATTTACTGGTGCATGATAATCAAGATGGTTCTTCAGAGAA GGCAACTAAACGATTAACTGAAATGAGGAGCACCTTTGGCTCTGATTGTCAATTACTATGCATCAATTCTTCTCAAGATGGTGCAGTTGAACATCAAGATAATCCTTGGGTGCTTTAT AGTTCTGAAGACTTACCTAGTCAACCTCTTCGTTGTTTCCTTAACGTTGATGATTTTAATGAG ATAAAAGATCTCATGCAAGATTTTTCATCTAAGCACATCATCCCTTACATGGAGCAAAAAATACGTGTGCTGAATCAGCAG GTGTCTGCAACAAGAAAGGGTTTCCGGaaccaaataaaaaatttgtggTGGAGAAAAGGGAAAGACGAGGTGGTGGATTCACCCAGCGGCCCTAC GTATACCTTTAGCTCCATTGAATCTCAGATTAGAGTTCTGGGTGATTACGCCTTCATGCTACGTGATTATGAACTTGCATTATCGAACTATCGCCTAATATCAACAGATTATAAGCTTGATAAAGCCTGGAAACGCTTTGCTGGTGCACAG GAAATGATGGGGCTTGCATATTTCATGTTGGACCACTCAAGAAAGGAGGCAGAGAGTTGCATGGATACTGCATTTACTTACTATCTA AAATATGCATTATCTAGTCAGCAGAACGCAACACGATGTGGTCTTTGGTGGGTAGAGATGTTGAAGGCAAGATATCAGTATAGAGAGGCTGCAACTGTTTACTTTCGTGTTGGTGCTGAG GAGCCTCTACATTCTGCTGTAATGCTTGAGCAAGCATCCTATTGCTACTTATTGTCCAAACCACCTATGTTACACAAATATGGGTTTCATCTTGTTCTTTCTGGTGATCGTTACAAGAAATGTGATCAG ATCAAACATGCAATTCGCACATATAGAAGTGCCATGTCTGTATATAAAGGAACTACATGGAGCCATATTAAAGACCATATCCATTTCCATCTTGCACA GTGGTATGCTCTTCTGGGGTTGTATGATTTGGCTGTCTCACATATGTTGGAGGTTCTGGCGTGTAGGCATCAGTCCAAGACAATGCAGGAGTTATTCCTGAAGGACTTCCTTGAAATTGTTCAG aaaacaggaaaaaaatTTGAGGTTTCAAAGCTTCAGTTGCCTGAGATCAATATTCCATCTCTTCGGGTCTTCTTTGAAGATCATCGAACCTATGCATCATCTGCAGCT GCTTCTGTTAAAGAAAGATTATGGCGTTCTTTAGAGGAGGAAATGGTTCCATCTACGTCAACTGGCAGAACTAATTGGCTGGAGTTACAATCAAAGCTTATCCCAAAGAAGTTTAAAGAATCAAATATATGTGTTGCAGGAG AAGCAGTCAAGATTGATATTGAGTTTAAGAACCCTCTGCAAATTCCTCTCCTCCTATCCAGTGTTTACTTAATATGTGAGCTTTCTGCCAGCACTGATGAAATGAAATCCG ATGAAAATAATTCATTGGTGGGCGTCCAAAATAATGATGAGTCTACCAAATTAAACCACAG GGATGTGGACTCTGAGACATTGTTTTCTTTGTCTGATGTGGACGTTTCAATGGGAGGAGGTGAAACAACTCTG GTGCAACTAACAGTTACTCCCAGAGTAGAAGGTGTTTTACAAATTGTTGGCGTAAAGTGGAAATTATCagattttgttgttggtttcCATAACTTTGACACTAGATCTGTGAAGATAATCGGAAAGCAGAGACAGAAGGCCAATCATCCTCTAAGTATTAATTTAAAGTTTGCAGTGGTTAAG AGTGTACCCAAGCTTGAAGGTGTCATTCATTCACTACCTGAAAGGGCGTATGCAGGGGATGTACGGCACCTTGTGTTGGAGTTGAAGAACCAATCAGAATTTTCTGTTAAG AATCTGAAAATGAAGATTAGTCATCCTAGATTCCTAAATGTTGGGCAACGGGAAAGTTTGAACTCAGAGTTTCCTGCTTGCTTAGGAAAGAAAACATCTCAGCATTCTGATATACGTTCCGACTCTGACGTGTCTCATTCTGTGTTTCTATTTCCAGAG GATACTAAAATTCAAGGGGAAAAACCATTGCTGTGGCCTCTTTGGTTTCGAGCAGCACTACCTGGGAACATCTCGTTGGACATATCTATATATTATGAGATGGGAGATGTGTCAAGCGGAATTAAATATCGCACTTTACGCATGCATTACAATCTACAG GTATTGCCATCGTTGGATGTGTCATTCCAAATCAGTCCTTGTCCATCAAGATTGCGTGAGTTCCTTGTGCGCATGGATGTTGTCAACAAGACCAGCTCAGAGAGTTTCCAAGTTCATCAGTTATCATCTGTTGGTCAGAAATGGGAGGTCTCATTACTTCAACCTGTCGATGCCATCTTTCCTTCACAATCTTTAATGGCTCATCAAGCATTATCATGCTTCTTCATGCTTAAG AGTCGTAGCAAGCCATCAACTTCTGAAGATGAGACATCCTCTTGTTCCCCGCTTCTGGGAAGTGATGTGACATTGAGTACTGAGGGCAGCTGTGGACCACTTTTCGATATAGCCAGCTCGCCACTGGCGGATTTCCACCATTGTGAAAGACTGCAGCAGGAAATTTCACATAAG GGAGACGTGAATACAGTTGACTTCATATTGATCTCTCGGCCTCTGAAGAATGATGCTCACCCTGTGGTTTCTGATCTACCACAtcttttttctcatcatgcATGTCACTGCAG TATCGAGAGCAGTAGTCCCATATTGTGGCTGGTGGATGGACCTCGAACCTTGTATCATAACTTCTCAGCTTCTTTTTGTGAAATAAATTTTCACATGACTATATACAACTCATCAGATGTCATTGCATCTGTATGCATTAAAACCTACGACTCCAACAGTGATAATTTGAGTGATGCAATTCCAGTTCAACCTGCCACGTCTTCTAGCAACCAAGATGGATGGCATGATCTCCCACTAGTTAATGAAATTAGAGTGACTTCTGATGTCGTTGGAGCTCGGACTGGGAAGTCATCGTCAGTGGAGAGTGTTACCCCATTTATTTGGTCTGGGTCAAGCTCTACTAAAGTCGAACTGGAGCCTAAGTCAAGAGCTGAGATTCCCCTTCAAGTTTGTGTATTCTCTCCCGGAACATTCGATTTGTCAAATTATGTTTTGCATTGGAAACTTTTGCTTTCTAATGGTGATGGTCTACAGTCTTCTGGGGCATGCCAGGGATATCCTTATTTTCTTACCGTGCTCCAGTCTGCCTAA
- the LOC112192382 gene encoding trafficking protein particle complex subunit 8 isoform X3: MRILLATKRLTEMRSTFGSDCQLLCINSSQDGAVEHQDNPWVLYSSEDLPSQPLRCFLNVDDFNEIKDLMQDFSSKHIIPYMEQKIRVLNQQVSATRKGFRNQIKNLWWRKGKDEVVDSPSGPTYTFSSIESQIRVLGDYAFMLRDYELALSNYRLISTDYKLDKAWKRFAGAQEMMGLAYFMLDHSRKEAESCMDTAFTYYLKYALSSQQNATRCGLWWVEMLKARYQYREAATVYFRVGAEEPLHSAVMLEQASYCYLLSKPPMLHKYGFHLVLSGDRYKKCDQIKHAIRTYRSAMSVYKGTTWSHIKDHIHFHLAQWYALLGLYDLAVSHMLEVLACRHQSKTMQELFLKDFLEIVQKTGKKFEVSKLQLPEINIPSLRVFFEDHRTYASSAAASVKERLWRSLEEEMVPSTSTGRTNWLELQSKLIPKKFKESNICVAGEAVKIDIEFKNPLQIPLLLSSVYLICELSASTDEMKSDENNSLVGVQNNDESTKLNHRDVDSETLFSLSDVDVSMGGGETTLVQLTVTPRVEGVLQIVGVKWKLSDFVVGFHNFDTRSVKIIGKQRQKANHPLSINLKFAVVKSVPKLEGVIHSLPERAYAGDVRHLVLELKNQSEFSVKNLKMKISHPRFLNVGQRESLNSEFPACLGKKTSQHSDIRSDSDVSHSVFLFPEDTKIQGEKPLLWPLWFRAALPGNISLDISIYYEMGDVSSGIKYRTLRMHYNLQVLPSLDVSFQISPCPSRLREFLVRMDVVNKTSSESFQVHQLSSVGQKWEVSLLQPVDAIFPSQSLMAHQALSCFFMLKSRSKPSTSEDETSSCSPLLGSDVTLSTEGSCGPLFDIASSPLADFHHCERLQQEISHKGDVNTVDFILISRPLKNDAHPVVSDLPHLFSHHACHCSIESSSPILWLVDGPRTLYHNFSASFCEINFHMTIYNSSDVIASVCIKTYDSNSDNLSDAIPVQPATSSSNQDGWHDLPLVNEIRVTSDVVGARTGKSSSVESVTPFIWSGSSSTKVELEPKSRAEIPLQVCVFSPGTFDLSNYVLHWKLLLSNGDGLQSSGACQGYPYFLTVLQSA; the protein is encoded by the exons ATGCGAATTCTCTT GGCAACTAAACGATTAACTGAAATGAGGAGCACCTTTGGCTCTGATTGTCAATTACTATGCATCAATTCTTCTCAAGATGGTGCAGTTGAACATCAAGATAATCCTTGGGTGCTTTAT AGTTCTGAAGACTTACCTAGTCAACCTCTTCGTTGTTTCCTTAACGTTGATGATTTTAATGAG ATAAAAGATCTCATGCAAGATTTTTCATCTAAGCACATCATCCCTTACATGGAGCAAAAAATACGTGTGCTGAATCAGCAG GTGTCTGCAACAAGAAAGGGTTTCCGGaaccaaataaaaaatttgtggTGGAGAAAAGGGAAAGACGAGGTGGTGGATTCACCCAGCGGCCCTAC GTATACCTTTAGCTCCATTGAATCTCAGATTAGAGTTCTGGGTGATTACGCCTTCATGCTACGTGATTATGAACTTGCATTATCGAACTATCGCCTAATATCAACAGATTATAAGCTTGATAAAGCCTGGAAACGCTTTGCTGGTGCACAG GAAATGATGGGGCTTGCATATTTCATGTTGGACCACTCAAGAAAGGAGGCAGAGAGTTGCATGGATACTGCATTTACTTACTATCTA AAATATGCATTATCTAGTCAGCAGAACGCAACACGATGTGGTCTTTGGTGGGTAGAGATGTTGAAGGCAAGATATCAGTATAGAGAGGCTGCAACTGTTTACTTTCGTGTTGGTGCTGAG GAGCCTCTACATTCTGCTGTAATGCTTGAGCAAGCATCCTATTGCTACTTATTGTCCAAACCACCTATGTTACACAAATATGGGTTTCATCTTGTTCTTTCTGGTGATCGTTACAAGAAATGTGATCAG ATCAAACATGCAATTCGCACATATAGAAGTGCCATGTCTGTATATAAAGGAACTACATGGAGCCATATTAAAGACCATATCCATTTCCATCTTGCACA GTGGTATGCTCTTCTGGGGTTGTATGATTTGGCTGTCTCACATATGTTGGAGGTTCTGGCGTGTAGGCATCAGTCCAAGACAATGCAGGAGTTATTCCTGAAGGACTTCCTTGAAATTGTTCAG aaaacaggaaaaaaatTTGAGGTTTCAAAGCTTCAGTTGCCTGAGATCAATATTCCATCTCTTCGGGTCTTCTTTGAAGATCATCGAACCTATGCATCATCTGCAGCT GCTTCTGTTAAAGAAAGATTATGGCGTTCTTTAGAGGAGGAAATGGTTCCATCTACGTCAACTGGCAGAACTAATTGGCTGGAGTTACAATCAAAGCTTATCCCAAAGAAGTTTAAAGAATCAAATATATGTGTTGCAGGAG AAGCAGTCAAGATTGATATTGAGTTTAAGAACCCTCTGCAAATTCCTCTCCTCCTATCCAGTGTTTACTTAATATGTGAGCTTTCTGCCAGCACTGATGAAATGAAATCCG ATGAAAATAATTCATTGGTGGGCGTCCAAAATAATGATGAGTCTACCAAATTAAACCACAG GGATGTGGACTCTGAGACATTGTTTTCTTTGTCTGATGTGGACGTTTCAATGGGAGGAGGTGAAACAACTCTG GTGCAACTAACAGTTACTCCCAGAGTAGAAGGTGTTTTACAAATTGTTGGCGTAAAGTGGAAATTATCagattttgttgttggtttcCATAACTTTGACACTAGATCTGTGAAGATAATCGGAAAGCAGAGACAGAAGGCCAATCATCCTCTAAGTATTAATTTAAAGTTTGCAGTGGTTAAG AGTGTACCCAAGCTTGAAGGTGTCATTCATTCACTACCTGAAAGGGCGTATGCAGGGGATGTACGGCACCTTGTGTTGGAGTTGAAGAACCAATCAGAATTTTCTGTTAAG AATCTGAAAATGAAGATTAGTCATCCTAGATTCCTAAATGTTGGGCAACGGGAAAGTTTGAACTCAGAGTTTCCTGCTTGCTTAGGAAAGAAAACATCTCAGCATTCTGATATACGTTCCGACTCTGACGTGTCTCATTCTGTGTTTCTATTTCCAGAG GATACTAAAATTCAAGGGGAAAAACCATTGCTGTGGCCTCTTTGGTTTCGAGCAGCACTACCTGGGAACATCTCGTTGGACATATCTATATATTATGAGATGGGAGATGTGTCAAGCGGAATTAAATATCGCACTTTACGCATGCATTACAATCTACAG GTATTGCCATCGTTGGATGTGTCATTCCAAATCAGTCCTTGTCCATCAAGATTGCGTGAGTTCCTTGTGCGCATGGATGTTGTCAACAAGACCAGCTCAGAGAGTTTCCAAGTTCATCAGTTATCATCTGTTGGTCAGAAATGGGAGGTCTCATTACTTCAACCTGTCGATGCCATCTTTCCTTCACAATCTTTAATGGCTCATCAAGCATTATCATGCTTCTTCATGCTTAAG AGTCGTAGCAAGCCATCAACTTCTGAAGATGAGACATCCTCTTGTTCCCCGCTTCTGGGAAGTGATGTGACATTGAGTACTGAGGGCAGCTGTGGACCACTTTTCGATATAGCCAGCTCGCCACTGGCGGATTTCCACCATTGTGAAAGACTGCAGCAGGAAATTTCACATAAG GGAGACGTGAATACAGTTGACTTCATATTGATCTCTCGGCCTCTGAAGAATGATGCTCACCCTGTGGTTTCTGATCTACCACAtcttttttctcatcatgcATGTCACTGCAG TATCGAGAGCAGTAGTCCCATATTGTGGCTGGTGGATGGACCTCGAACCTTGTATCATAACTTCTCAGCTTCTTTTTGTGAAATAAATTTTCACATGACTATATACAACTCATCAGATGTCATTGCATCTGTATGCATTAAAACCTACGACTCCAACAGTGATAATTTGAGTGATGCAATTCCAGTTCAACCTGCCACGTCTTCTAGCAACCAAGATGGATGGCATGATCTCCCACTAGTTAATGAAATTAGAGTGACTTCTGATGTCGTTGGAGCTCGGACTGGGAAGTCATCGTCAGTGGAGAGTGTTACCCCATTTATTTGGTCTGGGTCAAGCTCTACTAAAGTCGAACTGGAGCCTAAGTCAAGAGCTGAGATTCCCCTTCAAGTTTGTGTATTCTCTCCCGGAACATTCGATTTGTCAAATTATGTTTTGCATTGGAAACTTTTGCTTTCTAATGGTGATGGTCTACAGTCTTCTGGGGCATGCCAGGGATATCCTTATTTTCTTACCGTGCTCCAGTCTGCCTAA
- the LOC112192382 gene encoding trafficking protein particle complex subunit 8 isoform X1, protein MVDPANTPLGKMLLEEITPVVMVLRTPLVEEACQKNGLTFVQMLRPFCVFNNFDVPVRTASDQPYRLQKFRLRLFYDSDVRQPNLEVSKERLKQVITQAGEKDLSELCSELPQINNAPCRPESEALPSWFQFFNKELVHTVSFSDHEAFDHPLACLIVVSSKDDQPINRFLNLFNSNKLPSLLNSGAMDPNILKHYLLVHDNQDGSSEKATKRLTEMRSTFGSDCQLLCINSSQDGAVEHQDNPWVLYSSEDLPSQPLRCFLNVDDFNEIKDLMQDFSSKHIIPYMEQKIRVLNQQVSATRKGFRNQIKNLWWRKGKDEVVDSPSGPTYTFSSIESQIRVLGDYAFMLRDYELALSNYRLISTDYKLDKAWKRFAGAQEMMGLAYFMLDHSRKEAESCMDTAFTYYLKYALSSQQNATRCGLWWVEMLKARYQYREAATVYFRVGAEEPLHSAVMLEQASYCYLLSKPPMLHKYGFHLVLSGDRYKKCDQIKHAIRTYRSAMSVYKGTTWSHIKDHIHFHLAQWYALLGLYDLAVSHMLEVLACRHQSKTMQELFLKDFLEIVQKTGKKFEVSKLQLPEINIPSLRVFFEDHRTYASSAAASVKERLWRSLEEEMVPSTSTGRTNWLELQSKLIPKKFKESNICVAGEAVKIDIEFKNPLQIPLLLSSVYLICELSASTDEMKSDENNSLVGVQNNDESTKLNHRDVDSETLFSLSDVDVSMGGGETTLVQLTVTPRVEGVLQIVGVKWKLSDFVVGFHNFDTRSVKIIGKQRQKANHPLSINLKFAVVKSVPKLEGVIHSLPERAYAGDVRHLVLELKNQSEFSVKNLKMKISHPRFLNVGQRESLNSEFPACLGKKTSQHSDIRSDSDVSHSVFLFPEDTKIQGEKPLLWPLWFRAALPGNISLDISIYYEMGDVSSGIKYRTLRMHYNLQVLPSLDVSFQISPCPSRLREFLVRMDVVNKTSSESFQVHQLSSVGQKWEVSLLQPVDAIFPSQSLMAHQALSCFFMLKSRSKPSTSEDETSSCSPLLGSDVTLSTEGSCGPLFDIASSPLADFHHCERLQQEISHKGDVNTVDFILISRPLKNDAHPVVSDLPHLFSHHACHCSIESSSPILWLVDGPRTLYHNFSASFCEINFHMTIYNSSDVIASVCIKTYDSNSDNLSDAIPVQPATSSSNQDGWHDLPLVNEIRVTSDVVGARTGKSSSVESVTPFIWSGSSSTKVELEPKSRAEIPLQVCVFSPGTFDLSNYVLHWKLLLSNGDGLQSSGACQGYPYFLTVLQSA, encoded by the exons ATGGTGGATCCGGCGAACACGCCACTTGGcaaaatgctattggaggagaTCACTCCGGTCGTCATGGTGCTCCGCACGCCTCTCGTCGAAGAAGCTTGCCAGAAGAACGGCCTCACCTTCGTCCAAATGCTCAGGCCCTTCTGCGTCTTCAACAACTTCGACG TGCCTGTGCGGACGGCGAGTGATCAACCTTACAGGCTTCAGAAGTTCAGATTACGCTTGTTTTACGACTCTGATGTTCGGCAACCGAATTTGGAG GTATCAAAAGAACGGCTGAAACAAGTCATAACCCAGGCTGGGGAGAAAGATCTTTCGGAGTTGTGCTCGGAACTGCCTCAAATTAATAATGCACCGTGCA GACCAGAATCTGAAGCTCTACCATCATGGTTTCAGTTTTTCAACAAAGAGCTTGTACATACAGTCTCTTTTTCTGACCACGAAGCTTTTGATCATCCTTTGGCAT GTCTTATTGTGGTTTCTTCAAAAGATGATCAGCCCATCAACAGATTTCTCAACCTCTTTAACTCGAACAAGTTGCCGTCCCTGCTGAACAGTGGGGCAATGGACCCAAATATTTTGAAGCATTATTTACTGGTGCATGATAATCAAGATGGTTCTTCAGAGAA GGCAACTAAACGATTAACTGAAATGAGGAGCACCTTTGGCTCTGATTGTCAATTACTATGCATCAATTCTTCTCAAGATGGTGCAGTTGAACATCAAGATAATCCTTGGGTGCTTTAT AGTTCTGAAGACTTACCTAGTCAACCTCTTCGTTGTTTCCTTAACGTTGATGATTTTAATGAG ATAAAAGATCTCATGCAAGATTTTTCATCTAAGCACATCATCCCTTACATGGAGCAAAAAATACGTGTGCTGAATCAGCAG GTGTCTGCAACAAGAAAGGGTTTCCGGaaccaaataaaaaatttgtggTGGAGAAAAGGGAAAGACGAGGTGGTGGATTCACCCAGCGGCCCTAC GTATACCTTTAGCTCCATTGAATCTCAGATTAGAGTTCTGGGTGATTACGCCTTCATGCTACGTGATTATGAACTTGCATTATCGAACTATCGCCTAATATCAACAGATTATAAGCTTGATAAAGCCTGGAAACGCTTTGCTGGTGCACAG GAAATGATGGGGCTTGCATATTTCATGTTGGACCACTCAAGAAAGGAGGCAGAGAGTTGCATGGATACTGCATTTACTTACTATCTA AAATATGCATTATCTAGTCAGCAGAACGCAACACGATGTGGTCTTTGGTGGGTAGAGATGTTGAAGGCAAGATATCAGTATAGAGAGGCTGCAACTGTTTACTTTCGTGTTGGTGCTGAG GAGCCTCTACATTCTGCTGTAATGCTTGAGCAAGCATCCTATTGCTACTTATTGTCCAAACCACCTATGTTACACAAATATGGGTTTCATCTTGTTCTTTCTGGTGATCGTTACAAGAAATGTGATCAG ATCAAACATGCAATTCGCACATATAGAAGTGCCATGTCTGTATATAAAGGAACTACATGGAGCCATATTAAAGACCATATCCATTTCCATCTTGCACA GTGGTATGCTCTTCTGGGGTTGTATGATTTGGCTGTCTCACATATGTTGGAGGTTCTGGCGTGTAGGCATCAGTCCAAGACAATGCAGGAGTTATTCCTGAAGGACTTCCTTGAAATTGTTCAG aaaacaggaaaaaaatTTGAGGTTTCAAAGCTTCAGTTGCCTGAGATCAATATTCCATCTCTTCGGGTCTTCTTTGAAGATCATCGAACCTATGCATCATCTGCAGCT GCTTCTGTTAAAGAAAGATTATGGCGTTCTTTAGAGGAGGAAATGGTTCCATCTACGTCAACTGGCAGAACTAATTGGCTGGAGTTACAATCAAAGCTTATCCCAAAGAAGTTTAAAGAATCAAATATATGTGTTGCAGGAG AAGCAGTCAAGATTGATATTGAGTTTAAGAACCCTCTGCAAATTCCTCTCCTCCTATCCAGTGTTTACTTAATATGTGAGCTTTCTGCCAGCACTGATGAAATGAAATCCG ATGAAAATAATTCATTGGTGGGCGTCCAAAATAATGATGAGTCTACCAAATTAAACCACAG GGATGTGGACTCTGAGACATTGTTTTCTTTGTCTGATGTGGACGTTTCAATGGGAGGAGGTGAAACAACTCTG GTGCAACTAACAGTTACTCCCAGAGTAGAAGGTGTTTTACAAATTGTTGGCGTAAAGTGGAAATTATCagattttgttgttggtttcCATAACTTTGACACTAGATCTGTGAAGATAATCGGAAAGCAGAGACAGAAGGCCAATCATCCTCTAAGTATTAATTTAAAGTTTGCAGTGGTTAAG AGTGTACCCAAGCTTGAAGGTGTCATTCATTCACTACCTGAAAGGGCGTATGCAGGGGATGTACGGCACCTTGTGTTGGAGTTGAAGAACCAATCAGAATTTTCTGTTAAG AATCTGAAAATGAAGATTAGTCATCCTAGATTCCTAAATGTTGGGCAACGGGAAAGTTTGAACTCAGAGTTTCCTGCTTGCTTAGGAAAGAAAACATCTCAGCATTCTGATATACGTTCCGACTCTGACGTGTCTCATTCTGTGTTTCTATTTCCAGAG GATACTAAAATTCAAGGGGAAAAACCATTGCTGTGGCCTCTTTGGTTTCGAGCAGCACTACCTGGGAACATCTCGTTGGACATATCTATATATTATGAGATGGGAGATGTGTCAAGCGGAATTAAATATCGCACTTTACGCATGCATTACAATCTACAG GTATTGCCATCGTTGGATGTGTCATTCCAAATCAGTCCTTGTCCATCAAGATTGCGTGAGTTCCTTGTGCGCATGGATGTTGTCAACAAGACCAGCTCAGAGAGTTTCCAAGTTCATCAGTTATCATCTGTTGGTCAGAAATGGGAGGTCTCATTACTTCAACCTGTCGATGCCATCTTTCCTTCACAATCTTTAATGGCTCATCAAGCATTATCATGCTTCTTCATGCTTAAG AGTCGTAGCAAGCCATCAACTTCTGAAGATGAGACATCCTCTTGTTCCCCGCTTCTGGGAAGTGATGTGACATTGAGTACTGAGGGCAGCTGTGGACCACTTTTCGATATAGCCAGCTCGCCACTGGCGGATTTCCACCATTGTGAAAGACTGCAGCAGGAAATTTCACATAAG GGAGACGTGAATACAGTTGACTTCATATTGATCTCTCGGCCTCTGAAGAATGATGCTCACCCTGTGGTTTCTGATCTACCACAtcttttttctcatcatgcATGTCACTGCAG TATCGAGAGCAGTAGTCCCATATTGTGGCTGGTGGATGGACCTCGAACCTTGTATCATAACTTCTCAGCTTCTTTTTGTGAAATAAATTTTCACATGACTATATACAACTCATCAGATGTCATTGCATCTGTATGCATTAAAACCTACGACTCCAACAGTGATAATTTGAGTGATGCAATTCCAGTTCAACCTGCCACGTCTTCTAGCAACCAAGATGGATGGCATGATCTCCCACTAGTTAATGAAATTAGAGTGACTTCTGATGTCGTTGGAGCTCGGACTGGGAAGTCATCGTCAGTGGAGAGTGTTACCCCATTTATTTGGTCTGGGTCAAGCTCTACTAAAGTCGAACTGGAGCCTAAGTCAAGAGCTGAGATTCCCCTTCAAGTTTGTGTATTCTCTCCCGGAACATTCGATTTGTCAAATTATGTTTTGCATTGGAAACTTTTGCTTTCTAATGGTGATGGTCTACAGTCTTCTGGGGCATGCCAGGGATATCCTTATTTTCTTACCGTGCTCCAGTCTGCCTAA